One Nicotiana tomentosiformis chromosome 4, ASM39032v3, whole genome shotgun sequence genomic window carries:
- the LOC138909264 gene encoding uncharacterized protein, with product MESMCSLAFISAEKRPLSLDIQSLANRLVRLDISEPSGVLVCVVAQSSLFEQIKARQFDDPHLMVLREKVLRGGAKEATIGADGVLRLQDRLCVPNVDILRKRILEEAYCS from the coding sequence ATGGAGAGTATgtgtagtttggctttcatttcagcagagaagAGGCCATTatctttggatattcagtccttggctaacagacttgtgaggctggatatttcagagcccagcggAGTTCTTGTGTgcgttgtggcccaatcttcactatttgagcagatcaaggctcgccagtttgatgatccacacttaatggttcttcgagaaaaggtactacggggtggtgccaaggaagctACTATTGGcgcagatggtgttctgcgactccaggatcgtttatgtgttcctaatgtagatatactaaggaaaaggattctagaggaggcataTTGTTCttag
- the LOC138909265 gene encoding uncharacterized protein, whose amino-acid sequence MITAPVAPPVVRPPRSEGHMGRGHPRGGGQAGASQPIGAPARFYTFLARPDAEASDAVITFIISICGKDASVLFDPGSTYSYVSSLFAHFLGVSRESLSTPVYVSTLVGDSVVVDQMYRSCVVTFCGYETRADLLLLDMTDFEIILGMDWLLLWKCRNFLGWSGRYGGARAAYESGASDVAGTKALC is encoded by the exons atgattactgcaccagttgctccaccagttgtccgaccaccCAGAAGTGAAGGCCAtatgggtaggggtcatcctagaggtggaggccaggcaggtgCAAGCCAGCCAATTGGCGCTCCAGCCCGGTTCTATACTTTtttggccagaccagatgcagaggcctcagatgcagtgattacatttattatttctatttgcggcaaagatgcctccgtgttatttgatccaggatctacgtattcatatgtgtcatctctatttgctcatttcctaggtGTTTCTCGAGAGTCCTtaagtactcctgtttatgtgtccactcttgtgggcgattctgttgttgtggatcagatgTATCGATCTTGtgttgttacattctgtggttatgagactagagcagatcttctgctgcttgatatgaccgacttcgagatTATCCTTGGCATGGACTGGCTATTACTTTGGAAATGCCGGaatttcctaggttggagtggaagg tatggaggagcacgagcagcatatgagagtggtgcttcagacgttgcgggaacaaaagctttatgctaa